The following coding sequences lie in one Synechococcales cyanobacterium T60_A2020_003 genomic window:
- a CDS encoding peptidoglycan-binding protein gives MEVLAFLHHSLAYEHPEDYELQLSWDELKTISNTLIPEVVLPSMQLSGQLSSQTAGYLLCLLGGLAIVAASENASATTLSRGSYGDDVQELQHALSQAGYFHGPFTGFFGSLTQNAVMNFQYDNALSVDGIAGPDTLTALQAYSAPVGGGNLSYGMYGAEVTDLQRSLANAGYFNGPFTGYF, from the coding sequence ATGGAAGTTCTTGCCTTTCTCCACCACTCTCTAGCCTATGAGCATCCTGAGGATTATGAGCTTCAGCTAAGCTGGGATGAACTAAAGACGATTTCCAACACCCTGATTCCAGAAGTCGTCTTACCCAGTATGCAACTCTCAGGCCAACTCTCTAGCCAAACGGCAGGTTACCTCCTCTGCCTGCTAGGGGGACTCGCAATCGTGGCAGCCTCTGAAAATGCGTCAGCCACGACTCTTTCACGAGGTTCCTACGGAGATGACGTGCAAGAACTTCAGCACGCCCTCAGTCAGGCAGGGTATTTTCATGGCCCCTTCACAGGCTTCTTCGGGTCACTGACTCAAAACGCCGTCATGAACTTCCAATACGACAACGCTCTTTCTGTTGATGGCATCGCAGGGCCGGATACTTTAACGGCTCTACAAGCCTACTCTGCGCCTGTAGGGGGTGGCAATCTCAGCTATGGCATGTATGGAGCAGAAGTCACCGATCTCCAGCGCAGCCTAGCCAATGCCGGATATTTCAACGGCCCATTCACCGGGTATTTT